DNA sequence from the Diorhabda sublineata isolate icDioSubl1.1 chromosome 6, icDioSubl1.1, whole genome shotgun sequence genome:
GGCTAATGCCCAATATTCAGAATCGGAAAAGcagtttaattaaaatttttatgcaaaattttgttgaataatatttttcgtatattatgtaataatgtgtctagattttatatttatgatacATTGTTCGAGATATGACATAATTGCGTGATATTTTAAATGCATTATACGtaatcaattcaattcaaattcaattgtaaggttaaatatatattaattacaaaatgaaaactgattaaaaattcaacattttcttaCTCAGCTGTTCAAAGTGAAAACATACGATTACCTAGCAGTATTCTAATCTGTTTAAATCCtttcattcattatattttgtacTGTGGTTCTGATTAGATCTTTTAGTACTTGGAGAGTTTGAAGTAAATCCTTATAAACTATTAACTCAGTGGAGAAGGGTCCCGTAACTTTGACGGCCACTCATCTCTACGGTATTACAGTGTTTAGATATTGTCTAAACCTAGCAGCATTATAATGTTGAAACCAAATTTCTTCTGTAAATGATTAACACGATTGGGAAgcaaatgaattatttttttagactcatttttttgaattttgaaattacgTCTTGTATTTCGAGATATAGACATAGAAAGATGCCAAGCTCTTTCCGCATATGTACTATAAAGAATCGACGGTTTCTTTTAACGATTTCCAAAgccaaaaattatcaatagagTAATTCTTACACGTTCACACAAGCCCGATCCAGACTCTTCGCGAGGGAATGCGAGTACGAGAGTGTGGATGGTGCTCTAGTGTCCTATCGTCTTCCCTTGACTCGCATCACCTCGCGGGTCTGAGGCGGACATTGTATATTGACAGTCAGCGTCCTGCAGGTATACTCTTTTACATGACGTTAGTAaaatgaggaatcataattacTTTCGGGGGTTCCATTTCATTTGGccagaagaaaataatttactcGTTTGCATTTGAACTTCTGCTATCCTTCAAAAAATCTCTCAATCTCCCTTttactgtagaagtactcaaagaaAGATATCtggattcattgatctgagacGCTATCACTGGGCCAGTGAGTCGTTGATCACGTTTACTAATTAATTCTTTTCAGCGGTTGTGGTTTCTCAAGGCGGCCCTGAAAGTTTTTtatcgccaaagctcctggtggttgtatattttttcacattgtaGTCTACGGTACGTCTAAACTTTTTTAATCAGGAGGCAATGGTACGATTACTTTTGCCTAAATTATGGAGACTTGCGATTATTGCTCGAGTTACAACCGATCGTTCCTTGGTTCCACCAATTTTAAAActccaagtctgaatttgcgtaaatgaaaataattcgtTTACGAACTTCACGAATAGATGtccaaaatttataaatcacaCAGAGTTAActaggactaaactacaatcataaatacTGAAATAATTCACACTTGAATAATAATAAGCAAATCAGacggtacttgcaagtttctACTTGTAGCAATCACCGACAAAAAaggacaaaaacttttgaccggtagtgtacatattctaaattttatcTTTCGATATTTCTTAGATTTTCCTCACTATGTACAAAGCTAGAAATAAAGCTAATACCTGTATTACCTCACAAATGTTTTCTATGCGAATGTCAtgatgataattataatatgaGGGTAATTTTTCAAGTAAGGATtgttttgtaagaaatttaatTAAGAACGTAAATTGTATTGCAAACTAACATATGAGCATGTCGTCACTTTTCAACGTAGATaccatttttatatcaatatttgtataACACAGGCTTCTAGATCACATCAACATAGAACTTTGCTCTTGGGCCGTTAAATCAGTAGGTAATAGTTTCTTCCAATTTGTCAtaattttccaagaaattcCTCAAGTTTTGCCTATACACATTTCCATTTTTCATTACACATAAACATTACACAATTTtaaccagggccggattaagctaggagCTTGGGGGTGCTATAGCCACAGGTCCAAGAGGCACCCATACATTTGGagaacattttgtattttttgatgtgttgataccaaaGTTTAACGTAAGAAACGTAATCGAGACATAGTGAAAGACTGCCAAAGAGTGGCCATACTAGAACttgcaaaatttaaatatttctgatTTCTTAATATGTATGTTTAGATATATTCTCTTTGTGCAGTTTAGGTAGATGCTGCCTCGGGGTTCGTTGTGGGTAAAATTGCGACCGACCTTGTCTTTTTTTcgaacaaattaaatatttgtaaaatttacgGTTGCTTTAAAGTTCAGATTGTTTCTATAGTACAGAATACTTGCGTGCTTGTCATTATAATATGCATATGTTTTCAGGTCCGGATCAAATTATACCTTGCGATGAACATATTTGTACTGATCTAAACGGCGTAGTTAAACTAAGAATTCCAGAAAACGGTAAAGCTATTGAAACGATAAAACCCATCTCAGCACCAGGTCTTCTCATGAGAACAGCTTCAGAATATCCGGATAAAATAGCACTGGCTTATAAAGATAATGGAAAGTGGGAAAATGTTACTTATAAGTGAGTTGTTTAGTTTATCTTACTACTagattaattcatttattatcttTTCTGTCTCAGTGCAACTatcattattattcaaaatgaaaagaCGTTGTTGGTTATAATTGACTGGGTAATCCGGTTCCAGTCCCCTTGGTTGTCCACGCCCTAGCCTATAGAGGTTCACCAGAATTGTATAATTCTCCAGGCGCTTTTCTTGGGAAGCAGGAATCTTCCACTAGGATTTTTCTGTGTGTTGGCAGTTGTAGTGGACGTGTATTGAAGCTCTCTTCTCTATTCCCCAGAATCTGTAGTCCGGATCAGTGGTCCCGCttgtattatatatatgataACCGACTTCTGCGTGACCTAAGATTACACAAATCAGaaaaaaacttcaacaatattttgaatctatttttgCAGTGGATGATTGTTTAGCACAACATTATGTGGTCCGCTTCGTGACTGAATTAATGCATGGCTTTGGTGGTCTAAAAACATCTtagcattattttttttttcaatgaaaccAGATTGGTGCACATCTGATCGAGTGGGTAATTTCAAAGTATGTAGGAAACATCAAGATACTAATGCTCGTAACTTACAACGCAACTAATATAAAACTATTCATTTTCTTACTCCAATGATAGTATAAATTATACCTTCCATTTATTTGTAGACAATACCTTGAAAACGTCCGGACTTGTGCTAAAGGTTTCTTACAATTGGGTTTGGAACCAGGACATTCAGTATGCATTTTGGGTTTTAATAGTCCAGAATGGTTTTATTCACATCTAGCGGCTATATTTGCAGGgtaagtttataattttttttgcatttgatattttcaaatttgtatataaatggtattaaaaattattaaagactttaaatatagaaatatgcATGAGTATTATTCATAGAAATCGTTAACAAAGTTCTTGAACATGTGCAAAGGTAACTGAAAGTTCTCTTTTTGAACAATCACCTCAACTGCTATCCATATAATTTGATACATGTTAAAAGCTTTTTATCTTGGTCATTATTATTCTAAAAACCACCGAGAAGTTCAACAAGCAACTACTAGAAAACCACACATGGAGCTTCAAAGAGTGCGTTAATTCCACTGTATAGTGTATAGGGgctttatattaaaaattttaaattgctCTAAAACTatccataaataaaaaatactagaGTAAGTTATTAAAGTCAAAACATAcatgaaatagttatttatgtaacaagtgtgTAAAGAAGCCTTCTTTTCGACGAATGTGAATATTGTCATGATCTGCAGGCGAATGCGACATTCACATGAGTCGAAAAAAGAGctttacacacgaattgcatacaatattttttctagtagcaaaaattttatcaaaatacacaattttaatggtaattttccttataaaatatattatatatttattttgaacatttttgttgtaattaAATATGTGAATGATACACGTAGCCTCATCTATTACTGTGTTCACAAGTTGATTGAGTCTCTGATTCTATTTTGAGATGTGTattgttcaaataaaattgaaattaaacaaaaggatattcaatatttcaaccaATTTTAGTCAAAATTAGAGCAAATTAACAAAAGGACATACgaatttgtgttattaaatttgttaaCTCTTCTCTTTGGCATGTATAAATGCCACCTTAAAATAGTTATTACTATGTAagcagaaaaataaaaaatttcatcagtGCTAATTGAACTTGGGACCTGCCGCATGTGAACCTCGTACTGTAGCCACTACACTgcggagaccttaataatacgtttttataCACACTCAAAAGTGTGTCTATaaagaacttttttatttgtttatataatttatctTTTACTTTATTCCTAATTAAGAGGAACCTGGATAATATACCTCGCTGTTAAAAAGAAATAGTTGATAAAGCATAGCTAATTAAAttgttcatagaaaaaacttATGAAGTTCTATTCGAAAACTTCACCAGCACAAAAAAATGcaatgaaatttggaaaagaaaatttaatgaatttagaTATTAGGCAGCTATATTTCTATAAATCGGTGTAGTGTGTAGAAATGAAAcagcaatttttttgttaaaggcCACTCAAGCTAATAAAACAATTAGACAAAAAGAgtattggaaatataaaataatagtagATCAACGCCTCGATATTCGGAAAAATTGCGAAggttaaaaatttcgaaaaatcgcCTTGAAAACGAGTCAGATATAAATGGATATGAAAATTGCAACGGAAAAGGTTAATGAGATGTACGTCATGGAATATACAGGACTTGAGGACTAAGCAATGAGAAGTCTTCCACGAACTTGGAAAGATGTACATGTGTATTGACAGAAACCcattaattatttagtaataattattagatACGTACTTTACTGaattcaatttgttttaatctctgatttaaagaaaaactcATGTCTAATATACGTTAATTATACCTACCTACATTTTTATAAGACTGTTTATAACTACATACAAATTGGAACTCTTTACGCACTCGTGTGTTTAAAGTAGTAGAAAATTTTTAGTGCAAATACGAATAACTTAATTGATAGctgataaatatatttgagatataaaaactatttattagaaataaatttttattttgatattcatatagatgatctattgattaatataattacgaaGTCCTTGAcagctagattatgagcgttttcgtagtgggaatgtggtaaaattaaacaccaaGGTGTAGtctttctaatatattttccgagtaATCTAAAGTGTATATATATGACTTTTACATCTTATTTTCTTgatataatttcttttgtttttagagGTGTGTCAGTAGGAATTTACACCACCAATTCACCTAAAGCCTGCCACTACTGTGCAGATAACAGCAAAGCTAACATAATAGTTGTAGAAGATGAAAAGCAATTAGCCAAAATATTGGAAGTTAGATCGCAGCTTCCAAAATTGAAAGCAATAGTACAATACAGTGGAGAAATCACACATCCTGACGTGATAAGTGTAAGTGACATTGAAATGATAACGTGCTATATATAATAAAGCTTCGATCGTTGTCgaatatatgtattatacaGGCAAAAATTCAAAGAcaaacaaaagttaaaaaaaaaactgtacttaccgattgttgctttattttgaacattataTATGATAATAATGAGTTCCTTGTTTTAGAAAATCATATAAATCGTTGAGTTAATCTATTGTTTTCTATATACTCTgatatttgatttatatcaTCACAGCCTAACTTTTTCTCTTCTAATTATCATTAGTTCAAAATTTGgttaattcattgaaaataccTACAATTTGTGAATAAttgttattcaaattattatgaaacatctatttccataaaagaaaaaaaaaattataaaattagcaATTTTAATTGCTATTCTCATTCATTGTGTTGCAttctaaaaaatttgacagtgcTAAATTTGCTATTTCGTTGCTCATTTCTAGCCTGAATGGACGATCAATGAAATTGAAAGGAAAGGGCATAAAAATGCCCAATGTGAACACAGTCTATAAGACTTTTTCTGGGGGATAAGCAGATGACATTGATATTCTGAGATCCATACCTCTCATCGAATCTGTCTTTTAAAGCCAAAAGTCTTCTAAGCGTGAACAAataagaattgaaattattaacaatcatgaaaaatgaaaggaaatacTATCATTTTTCTTCTCTTAACATCTTTGAATACAAcgtattcattattaaatatattttctgtcaatataatattcgtattcaataaattatattgtctATTCGAATCCTTTGGCAAATTTTGGATTGGGTATATGATATTTTTCCGCAGCTAGTATAACGAACATTTTTCTACTCTATGTATATTATATTGCTTCCAAGTTTCAATTTTTCGTTCTACATAAATATTCAGCCGTCCTTCCGTTCTGTCGTCCATCATCTCTACcactattttctttataattagGTCTTTTATTGTAGCTCACCTTATAGTAATAATCTTCTTATTATCTTTTTCAATTCGAATGCTCATGATATGACAGTCTCTCTAATCTGGCTTCCATCCCACACTGGAATCACTGAAAACGTATCTGCACCACGCCAATGTAACTTCCAACAATCTTTCATAAATCTTAGTTCAACTTGATAATAAAAGACTAAATTCATAACCTCATCCACTGTTTTGGCGTGATATATGGATCAACAGTACGACAGCACTACACAACATCCATCCAATAAGAAGATTACACGAAGGTTACAGttatttgatgtgtttggagAGTCGTACTGTTTGTAAAAATGATGACGTTCAGTACATTATCACTTGCTGCAGAAAATACTCTCCCACATAACAGCAGTTTAATCTGACACCTAACTTTGAGGAAACACTCAATTGCTCCTCGGAAATCAAGAAAAGTCAAACTCTCCAAAGTTACAAACataatttatgtattataaCAGTTTTCTAATAGtcttttatgtaattttcatcttttttgtgATGTCCAGGCACGTTGagtaagaaaaaattttctatagatTGCTTTCtaatcagttttttttctaacatcaaaattttcaccttaaaatgagTTCATGTACTcagaaacattttgaattgcggataaatcgaaaactatgaggatttcgacacaaactgccgggacaaaaaatgtggagcacaacattttgtacaaaaaaggtttcaattttttcataacctcaaaatttccattataaaatgggtttgaacgctcaaaaatattttgaatctcgaataactcgaaaactacttAGAATTCGAAAACAGTGCCGGAGCCTAAGCAGTGGAGCACAAAATGAGTACcaacatttttcttaaatagAAACTCTTAACAAGtctgtgaatattgaaaaaataatcaaccgAGAACGAAGATGATCGCGAAAATTATGCCTGAGTAAAAAATAGAGGTCTTAACAATCATGATgcattttgattatttgaaaacgAAGTAGTTTTCCAAGAGTTAGAGCAGTTCCCAAGTGCGACTGGAACGTAAATTGGCTTGAATTCGGGAGCGGATGCTCCGGCTCTCGGCGTTGAGGcagatttactcagaaatagtggctctaacgaaaaaataactggagaccttttttgtagaaaattttgtgttcaacattttttgtttgggcagtttttttcaaatttttcttagttttcgagttattccccaatttaatttcgggttaatttagtattttacccgtacaataatatttttatatggtttATTTCTATCCCTTCATATGTTTCCTCcagttaatttattataatcatatattattaaatactgattcaatatttttatgtgagTCACTAAActgaaatttataaagaaatttcagTAACATTGAACTGATAACATACCCTATGTAATCAAAGAATTTTATCAGTATTTGAAGAATTTATTATGTGTTGTATGTGGTGATAAAATAAcgatttgaataaatgaaaaaggaCAAGTAGAGCTCTTTATTACtgttaaattgttttaattgtatcataatgtttattttaattttaacaattgGAAGTATTTCAGCGAAAACATttgttaattcaaaatattctatgtttcaaataaaataaaattcattccaCTGAACTGTCATTATTGTTCAATTCTTCATGGTATAGCATGACATTAATTGATGAAAAGGAGATTTTTAACagatatattaattaataatattaataatgaaaataataatgagtaGTAATTAGTAATATTATCTAttacaattattcaaagttaCAGGTGGATTTTCCTTAACCGTCAAATTATAAGTACTCGTGATATTGTTAACACTCTGTATGGTTAGTTTTCTTAATTACCTTCGTAACTAACTCCATCATTATAACTTGTTACTTATATTGAAATCGATGTAACTTTCGGCAAGTGCGGTTGATTTCCACTATCCTTTTTTTTAACAGCTGTGAAATCACTATCCCCGCTCACATAAATTGTTGCTAATGAACAAAAAATCGACTGTGTAAAGTTCAGGAACTTTCAGTTTTACTAACACAACAATTTTTGCCCATAGCAGCCTACTTATTTATGTGAACTTTTTGTATGATACATTTAACAttctgataatttgaaaatagtttgatTCGACATGGAATGGTCGCagtgaaatattttctacaactttgttAAAATTCTCTTGACATGGCAAACAATCTGtttaattgtatatataaaaagaaatttatacttAATTAGTATTGTAGAAATATTTCACTGAAGTGACTAAAAAGTTCACTAAAATTCctccaacgaatctctctcgaCCGTTTTCAACAAATGACTTAAGGGCTTCACCATTTCGTCTGTCATATCCAAGTTACCAACCTATTCTCCACCAACCTTGGTTATGCACCACCCACCTGCTCCAAAATGATGCATTATGATTTAATTTGATGTGTCTTTTGACATGACCATTAAATAACACTCTTATCGAATGGTCAGTATTATTCAATTGTCGAGAATAAGAACTGTTATAACTAATCCGTAGAATATGTGGTAGTTATACATGAAGTACTTCAACAAATGTATTTGTTATtactttcttttattattattccgTATTTATTAATAAAGCTGTTTTATGTATAGTGGAAGAGACTGATGGAAATTGGTGCTCAACAAGCGGACGATGACTTAAATTCGGCCTTGAAAAAAGTCGCAAGTAATAAATGCTGTACATTGGTGTACACGGTaagtatatttattgaatattattctaAAATACGTTactagaaaacaatgaaaaattgtaaatatatacaggagaaaacgtttatttataaaattattgattacaCTAAGATTGTAAATACTTATGAACAGTCTAACTAATTTGCTGGTTATTACCAAAGCATTATTATTAATCAACATCGAGCATTATTTTGATAACATTCCATAATAATTCACAGAATAGGTAATTGAAATAGGGAATTTGACGCTAAATTTTCTCAACTTTCTCTTCTATTTGAATACTTATTACATTAATCTATTGTCACTTATCGTTATGTATGGGATAGTGTCTAATAATATGTAGAACTGGGGCCTGTCAAGACATTGATGCATTGTGAGTTCTGTTTAAGAAGTACCGAGTACCCGCCCTTTTCTCTATTCATTCATtctcaatacaaatattttttctcacaGAATTATCGATAGGTCTCTTGTAGGTTTTCCtctacattttataataaatcaaatttattcccCACATTCTATTTCGATCCGATCTTTgacaattaaaattcaaaaattcatacttCTCATTAAATATTCTATACATTCTAAAATGATCATCAACTCCAAacaatatgaatattaaaaaaaattgtatctatATTTAGAAATTCTGAAACAAACGattaatatctaaaaattattttcgatgcCTAGCTAATgagttaaattttaaataagtttgatatttttgtcACATacgaatataacaaaaacttttatggCCAGAAGATGACTAATAGACTAGTCAATCGAAATAGTTCAATTTTAGTGCTCCACTGTTCAGGTGGGAGGTTAAGAAATTAGCGCTATTATTGCACTAGAGATTTTGTCACTCATTTTTACATCACATTTTGGAATCAACAATCTTTGGATTTTATCTTTGAATGGCTATAGGTATCATAAGATACTGACTGGTTTAATGAAAGActgatttttcaatttaggCAGATCTGCTTATTTTTCTGCAACAATAGCATATGGCATAATATTGTAGTTATTATTCCCcttcaataaataatgaataaatattacatCGACCGATAAGATCATGACCGAAAAAGGTTTTTACTATCTTGGGAGTACTTTCTTCAGAGAAAGTCTGTTGCTCCgactgtatttttatttctgggGTCTAATGGTGTTCATAAGTTTGATCAGCATTTAGCAATTGCGGCACCTCCTTGCCCatagttttttctatcagaGGGGACTACCAACCCAGCTAtctgtattcatttattcatattaatataCAGACAAGACGACAATAAtgaagatttatatttttatatgtttatagtCGTATTATTTTGTTGTAGTCTGGTACCGTCGGTAACCCAAAAGGTGTTATGCTAAGCCACGACAACATGACATGGAATGCCTTAGCTTTGCTCGAACGTCTAGGAATCGTTGCCGGTAGTGGCGAACGTGTGGTTAGTTATCTTCCTCTAAGTCACGTGGCTGCTCAAATAGTTGACATATACATTATGATGACGATAGCGGGGACTATATATTTTGCCGATAAGGATGCACTTAAAGGATCGCTCATCAATACGCTACAGGAAGTTGAACCAACCAAATTTTTAGGAGTACCTagagtttatgaaaaaatatatgaaaaaatgatgcAAATCGCTGCAAAAAACGGAACTGTACGAAAATATATATCGGGATGGGCAAAGAAACAGGCCCTACAGCATCACATCGATAGTATGAATGGGTAAGTACTTGAATCCGTGATATTTCAGTACGCAAACAAAGATGGCTCTCATAAAGTCCTCATTAATTCGGTGCAACTGATGTTCTTGTATGAAATATTAGCTTTCGATATCTCAACATTCAAAGCACGTTACTTGAAAGGGTTTAGTATGAGTTTGAATTTTCACAAAGCTTCAGAATGCTAACGAAGTGTTTTTTCAAGAATCTAGGTGTTTCCGtgattcaaatttgaattgaaagaaCAAATGTcgccaaaatttaaaaacaattgattTCGAGTGACGTCAATATTCATCAGAATTGAATAATCGAGTTTTTAGtcactaaaaatatttatgtggCACTTAACCTCATTATTTATGAGACGCGAGTCCTGTTTCTTAAATTGGAACTTTATCTGGAGGGATGTAATTTTAGGGTAGTGGAACGTATTAAATGGTTATAATTGACCAGTTACCCCAATAGCTGCGTTTCAACACTGCGGATGTGGAAGAATCGTTCCAATGCTGCGTAGCTTCCCAAGGGTGTCACCTTGATGGAAACAATATTCAATTGTAAATCTATTAGAATAAAACGAATTCAAAAAATCACTGCTGTCACTCAATCTccacacctcgtataatatTTTTCCACATGTGAGATATGACTGACGCAGGTGGAATTATCCAACAAacgataatatttatataaaaacataaacgAATCTCTCAATCTATTACTGGACAATTCCTTTATTAAAGTTAACTCGTGCTCCAATTATTGCTTGACAAAAATAGAATTAACAAAATCATGCTTTTCAACACACATCACGACAATAATAACGAATATTATTGCCTATATTTTAGAGAAGTTTTGAACACAATGGACTCGTTAGATAATAATCTAAATAATGtgtgaattatttttcagaatCAAATCATATACCTGGGGATATGCATTAGCCAAAAATCTGATTTTTAGTAAAGTTAAAGAGGCGCTAGGTCTGTCCAAGTGCACATATTTTGTTAGTGCTGCAGCTCCTTTGTCCACGGATATCAAGAGATATTTTCACAGCATAGACATTCCAATAATGGAATGTTTTGGTAAGTAATTAGACTTTATTATATCATATCCGCCGCATGTGCAATAGTtccattattcaatattaaatggcgtaattttattttttcgaaatggtCCTATAAGACGTAAGTGAATTCATATAGATCTGTCAATTCGTTCGTTGTTCAAAGTTGAAACAgcaacaatattttgaaataatagaaaaacttAGAATATCCTACTGTAATAAAGTTCTTAGCTTTGAAAGGTGCAGCACAAAAAAAGATTCACTCCTAACATTCTATTCGAACATTAGAAAGATGTGCATGGACGCAATAATACATAGGAAAGATAAAGGATATGATAAGATAATCAATTAACCGAGACAGATTTAGTAGGAGCACTAGGCATCTCAGCTCaagtagttttaaaaatattttgtctgAAGTCTTGGGTTACAGAAAGTTTTGTGCAAAATAAGTGCTACAATCGCTAATACTAGAACAAAAACACACATTTCGAACGTTTTAGGAAAGAATTTTTGCGGTAATTTATAACTGTAGATGAGTCTATGATGcaggataaaaaaatattttaaggagTGGTTCGAGCATTAGTTTTTTGGGGTATAAAGCGAATTTCACTTGTAAATTATCTCCACTctagtgaaaaaataaacacagAGTATTATAGTAATCTTTTGTACCAACTACATGTAAACCTTGGTGAACTAGGAAGGAATCATTTTCTATCCAGATCACATACACAgtttaaaaaactgaaatctgtCAACTAAAGTATGGAATATTGCAACAACCAATCTTTTCGCTAAACCTGGCTTTCTCCGAGTTTTTACTGTACCCACATCACCCAAAAGTTCATGCGTGGAAAATGATTTCCATCGACGAAGAGGTTAGGTATAGTAGCAATGCAGCATATTTCGACAGTCTTCTGgaacaataaaatttcttccaagtcataaaatcgtatttttcttattaaatgacaaaatttaaatttcaggTATGTCTGAAGCTAGTGGGGGTCACAGTATTGGAATTGAAGGTGCTACAAATTTCGAATCTATAGGTATGACCATTCCTGgcatgaaaacaaaattattcaatgttgAAGACGGTCAGGGTGAAATATGTTTGTTTGGAAGACATGTATTTATGGGATACTTGGATGAACCACAGAAAACAACTGAAACTATAGATGAAGAAGGATGGTTACATACAGGCGATTTGGGTAGAATAGACGACAAAGGTTTCATTTACATTACTGGTAAGCTACATGTTATTGAAATGTGAACACTATCTGAGATATCCTTTAAAACTCATTACAAGTCTTTGACCAACTGACTTTCATAAAACATATATTAGGTATT
Encoded proteins:
- the LOC130445948 gene encoding very long-chain-fatty-acid--CoA ligase bubblegum-like isoform X2; translation: MAEATYIDGPDQIIPCDEHICTDLNGVVKLRIPENGKAIETIKPISAPGLLMRTASEYPDKIALAYKDNGKWENVTYKQYLENVRTCAKGFLQLGLEPGHSVCILGFNSPEWFYSHLAAIFAGGVSVGIYTTNSPKACHYCADNSKANIIVVEDEKQLAKILEVRSQLPKLKAIVQYSGEITHPDVISWKRLMEIGAQQADDDLNSALKKVASNKCCTLVYTSGTVGNPKGVMLSHDNMTWNALALLERLGIVAGSGERVVSYLPLSHVAAQIVDIYIMMTIAGTIYFADKDALKGSLINTLQEVEPTKFLGVPRVYEKIYEKMMQIAAKNGTVRKYISGWAKKQALQHHIDSMNGIKSYTWGYALAKNLIFSKVKEALGLSKCTYFVSAAAPLSTDIKRYFHSIDIPIMECFGMSEASGGHSIGIEGATNFESIGMTIPGMKTKLFNVEDGQGEICLFGRHVFMGYLDEPQKTTETIDEEGWLHTGDLGRIDDKGFIYITGRIKELLVTAGGENIPPVPIEQQVKSELPHISNAFLIGDKRKFLSILVSLKTEVDPDTGVPLGNLTSGVKQWLQSLECPAETVKEVLAAGPDKRLMDELMRGIERVNKNATSNAQTIKKVAVLPADFSVPTGELGPTMKVKRRIVEQKYADIIEKMYS
- the LOC130445948 gene encoding long-chain-fatty-acid--CoA ligase ACSBG2-like isoform X1, with product MAEATYIDGPDQIIPCDEHICTDLNGVVKLRIPENGKAIETIKPISAPGLLMRTASEYPDKIALAYKDNGKWENVTYKQYLENVRTCAKGFLQLGLEPGHSVCILGFNSPEWFYSHLAAIFAGGVSVGIYTTNSPKACHYCADNSKANIIVVEDEKQLAKILEVRSQLPKLKAIVQYSGEITHPDVISWKRLMEIGAQQADDDLNSALKKVASNKCCTLVYTSGTVGNPKGVMLSHDNMTWNALALLERLGIVAGSGERVVSYLPLSHVAAQIVDIYIMMTIAGTIYFADKDALKGSLINTLQEVEPTKFLGVPRVYEKIYEKMMQIAAKNGTVRKYISGWAKKQALQHHIDSMNGIKSYTWGYALAKNLIFSKVKEALGLSKCTYFVSAAAPLSTDIKRYFHSIDIPIMECFGMSEASGGHSIGIEGATNFESIGMTIPGMKTKLFNVEDGQGEICLFGRHVFMGYLDEPQKTTETIDEEGWLHTGDLGRIDDKGFIYITGRIKELLVTAGGENIPPVPIEQQVKSELPHISNAFLIGDKRKFLSILVSLKTEVDPDTGVPLGNLTSGVKQWLQSLECPAETVKEVLAAGPDKRLMDELMRGIERVNKNATSNAQTIKKVAVLPADFSVPTGELGKFDIDSQLLFITIHTVSNLTKLMKY